The following is a genomic window from Deltaproteobacteria bacterium.
ACATATTGACTCATTTTAATCTTCCTCATTTTTTAAAGTTACTATTGCATAGCCTGCATATTCTTCCACTTAAATTCCAAAAAAACTGATTGATTAAATTGGCTCATTTTGTTCTATCTACTTCGCAGCTTCAGCGACAGTCTTTAGCTTAGCTAGACCCTTTTCAAATTCACCACCGACCATTTTTTCAACGTTCATAATGATACCCATCAGACGAAACAAGAATCCATTGTGCCCATCGACGCTCCGTTTAACTTTTGTAGCGCCATCAACGGGAGTTAACGTGACTTCTGCAAGCTGTGACATCTCCATTGGCTTCGTATAGGTCAGTTGCGTTTTTACTGATTTATTAGGAATACTTTCAATGACAACGGCATTGCCAACACCCATTTTTCCATTGCTATCCCAGCTTGATTTTGAACCAACTCCTTCTTCCGGCCCGGAGTATTGCATTTTCACTCCAGGGTCAGAATCTTGCCAAGGCATCCAGTCATTCATTTTCTTTGAGTTGTTGATATATGAGAACAAAGCCTCAGGGCTTGCTTGGATGACGATCTCACGTGAAATTGTGCATGCAGAAGGTTTCAAGGCGACGTAGATTAGAAATCCACAGAGAGCCACGACTGCAACAACTAATATTTTAATTAACATTTTCCCTCCTATGGTTATAAACGAATTGAAACTTTTATTTCATTGAATGAATACCGATCATGTTACCTTCAGTATCTATAGCAAGTGTGATAAATCCATACTGGCCGATAGACATTTTTGGCTTGTGAATTTTGCCGCCTAGTTTAGGAATCATTTTTTCCTCTGTGGCGCAGTCTTCGCTACCAAAGTAAATGATCGTGCTGATTCCGTTTGGAGTGAGTCCATTCATTCTTACAAGAGAGCCTGAGCAGCCCCACTTATCTGGGTTCGATG
Proteins encoded in this region:
- a CDS encoding SRPBCC family protein; this translates as MLIKILVVAVVALCGFLIYVALKPSACTISREIVIQASPEALFSYINNSKKMNDWMPWQDSDPGVKMQYSGPEEGVGSKSSWDSNGKMGVGNAVVIESIPNKSVKTQLTYTKPMEMSQLAEVTLTPVDGATKVKRSVDGHNGFLFRLMGIIMNVEKMVGGEFEKGLAKLKTVAEAAK